In Desulfomicrobium macestii, the DNA window CGCAGAACATGACGCATAAAAGGGCCAGAAGAATCGGTATGAGGTGCTTCATTTTGCGCATATGGGACTCCAGTTCAGTTGCTTGGGTTCAGATTTTGGTCGGCCTTGTCGATGTCGCTGAAAAAGTCTTCCAGGTCCTTTTGGACCCGCACGTTGACATCGATGGTGATGTGGATGGGTTTGACCTCCACCGGCGCCATCTGCACCTCGTGGCGGGTGCTGCAGGCGCTTTGCAGAAGCAGCATCGCGGCCAGGGCCATCAAGGGAATTCGCACGTTAACCTCCGTTTTTCATCAGTTCCAGGAGCTGTCGGTATTGCAAAAGTTGATCCAGGGGCAGGCGGAAATTTACGTCCAGGCGGATGCCCTGGAATACGGACCCCGGTGAAGAGGCCTCGACCCGTGCGAAGCCGCCGATGTCGCGGTTGTAGCTGAACGGCAGGGGTTTTTCGGGTTTGCCGTCAAGCTCCAGTGAGACGACAAGCTCCCTTTCCTGGGTGTTGATGCGGATTCTGGCCCAGTCGTAGGTGAAGTCCTTCAGGGCCTCCGCCGCCAGGTCCAGCTGACCGTATTGGGGCGTCCCCGGGGGAATGCCGGCCGTCAGGATCTCCGTGCCCTTGACGCGCAGTACTCCTTTTTCGCCCGGAGTGGAATACAGGAAGCCGTTGTCGAAGGTCAGGTTCCCGTCCGCCCAGTGCACCGGGATGCGGCCGTTGGCGGTGCCCCCGCCCTGGGCCTGGGTCATGCCGAACTGCTCCAGGGCCTGCGCCATCTCGACCCGGTCGCAGTAGAGTTCGACGGTGTAATCCTCAACGTTCGGGTTGATCCGGAACGCCTGGCTGCCGATGCGGCCGCCGGCCCACTCAAAGCGGCAGCCTTCGACCAGGATGCTGTGCAGGGCTTCGACCTGAAAATGGATGTCGCCCTGCTCAAGGATGATGGTGCCCAGTTGCAGGCGCTCGAAGTTCATGCGCCCGTCCGGGTCGGAGCGCATGTTCAGCAGGTTGGAAAAGGCCAGTTCGACGGCCCCGCCGCTTAACGTGAGTTCACTTGTCGTGTGCGCCAGGGACAGTCCGGTGAGCTTCAGATCGGCGGGGAGCATGGGCGCTCCACTGCTCATGTCCAGGCGCGCGGTGGCATCCAGGCGGGCGCTGCCCGACAGATCGCCCAGCGCCGGGAGGAGACTCGTCAGCTTGCCGGGCATGGTGATGGTCTGGGCGGCCTTCATCTCGATCCAGGAGCCGGAAATGTTTTTTGCGTCGATGCGTCCCTTCAGGGGCGCCCGAACCGCCACCGGCAGCACCGAGAGATTCCCGTCGAGGCTCGCGCCGTGCAAATCTTGCGCGATCCTTGATGAAATTTTTGCCAGTCCTTTCCCTTTCCATTTCAGATCGAGGTCCACGCTGCCGGACGCCGTCGTCGGTTCGGGCCAGGCCAGGGGCAGGCGCAGGTTCATGAGCGCCACGGTGTCCCCACTGCCGGCGCGTACTGCAGCGTTTATGACGCCGCTCAAGGTAAGCTGTTCGGCCAGGGCAAAGGCGCATTGTCCGTCAAGGCGGGTCGTGGTCAGGGCCATGCCGGGCTGTTTTGCCTCCAGGCGCGCTCCGGTGAGGCGTATCGTTCCGCTCACATCTGGAGCGGCGGTGGCGTTAACGGTCATGTTCAGGCCCGAGAGGGTTGCGCCCAGGGTTTCCCGGGTCACGCGCAATCTGCCCAAGGCCAGGGACCCGTCAACGCGCGTGCCGGAGGAGCCCTTGGCGGCGTCGAGGGTCAGGGTAGTCGTGTCCAGGGCAAGGACCAGTTCCGGCGTCTGGGTCGGGCGGGCTTCAAGAGCGTCGAGGGCCGCCGTGGCGCGCATGTTCCAGCCCTGCTTCGAGGCTTTGAGCTCGAAGCTTCCGGCCAGATGCGGAGGAGACGAAAAAGCGAAGCCCGACAGGGCCTGCGCGGTCAGGTCCCAGGAACAGCCAAAGGACATCTCTTCAAGGTTCGCCCGGATGTCGGCGACGCTCAGGGTCAGCGGCAGGGGGGCGTCAAGGCTCAGGGCCGAAATGGAAAGGCGCGGTTCTTCCTGCCAGGCAAGGTCGAGAGTGGCGTTGCCGTCCTGGGCCAGGGGCGTGTCGCCAAGCATGGTTCGCAGGGAGTCAAGGCCAAGCCGGGCTTCAAGAACGGGCTTTTGGTTCGGGGGCAGGGATGCGTGGGCCTCGGCCCGCACGGTTCCGGCGAGAGGCAGGGCGTCGAGGCCCGGGACCATCCCGGCCAGGGCCGCGATGGAGGCCGGGGGCAGGACGCAGGTCAGCCGGAAATCGTTTTGCCGCAGGTTCCCCTTCAGCGCCAGGTTCACGCTTTGCCCGGCCAGCGCGGTCTCGGCATTCAGGACGATGCCTGCATCTTCATCAAGGCCGCCGTTCACGCTGAAAGGAAACGAGTGCCCAAGGCCCGGTCCTTCAAGGCTGATGCGGCCTTCAACGGACATTTCGTCCACCCAGGGCAGGAACATGGTCCCGGATTCCGCGCCGGATGATTTCTGAAGCCGGGGCAGACCGGGAATGTCCCAGTCATCGACATTTTTTTGCACCCGGATCGACAGGCCCAGGATCCTGATCCTGTCGATTCGGCCACGCAAGAGCCCGGACAGACTCCAGTCGATGAGCACGGCCTCGGCGGCGAGGCCCGCATCGCTGGACAGGGATATTTCGCCCAGATCAAGGCCCGAAAAGCCTGCCCCGCGAATGTCCATGCTCAGCTCGGGAGCATGCAGGGTTCTGGCCAGCGCGGGCACGAAAAGTTCCTGGGCGATGCGGGGCAGGGCGATCCAGAGAACGGCAAGGACAAGGCAGGACAGCGTGAGGAAAAACAGCAACCCGCGCAGGAAACGGGAGGGAGCCGGTCTGGCGGGCTGGTCATTGGCGTGCGGGGTCGCGTTGTCCGGCGCGGGGCCGTTTGCAGTGGACATGATTCTTTGTCTAGCAAAGGACCGGACAAAGGCAAAGAGCGTGTTTGAGGTCTTTCGGGAAGATTCGGGCGTTTCAAGAAAAAACGCCCCGCTTCATGGTGAAGCGGGGCGAGTCATTTCAAGGCATTTCTGACTAGATCGTTTCGTCGTACTGTTGGTTTTAAGATTCTTGAACCCTTAAAAACTTTTCTTCGTAGCGTTTGGTGACGGTCTCTCCGTCTGGTTTGCCCGGGCTGATGGGTTAAAGTCCCCCGCCTCTTCAGGCCTTTTTTTCGACGCTACCCTCAGCAACCTTTCGTCCAAGATGTATGGCCCAATGGTCTTACCTCCGCTTAGGTTAACACGAACAATCCTTGATTCCTTTATAAGCCTGGCGGCTGGCATTGTCCAGATGGGAAGTGATTTTTAGTCTCTCAAATCACGGCCAGTTGCATCTTGCCCCACACGCCGATCTTGCCTTCGCATTGCGTGAAGACGCCGTCGAGGCCAAGGGACTCCCAGCCTTGGGCCTTAGCCAGAACCGCGTCCATGGCCGAGGCTCCGGTCAGGGCGTTGGCCAGAGCCGTGGCCGCCGCGTCGGCCAGGGCCGCGTCTTTTGAGCGGACCACGACAAGGTCGGCCTTTCCGAAACTCAGCGAATGTCCGATTTTGGCCGAGGACGCGCAGAAGGAGCAGGGAAATTCCCGGGCCGCTACCGGAACGCACAGGCGGACGGCTTGGTCCGGCATGTTCAGGATGCCGATGTGCCGGTCCCGGGTGGAGCAAAGGTAGGTGTCCCCGCCGTTTTCGATCAACAGATCAGGCGAGCGCTCCCGGAAACGCTCGGCCAGCATCTGGGTCAGGGTTCCGGCCACGGCGGCCATGGGGCCGACTCCGGTCAGGGACGCGGCATGGCACATGCGGCGGATGATTTCCGGAGCGCGGGGGGCGGTTTCAAGGGGTTCAAGAGAGGTCAGAAATTCGGGGTGCACGGCCGCGTAGGCCTTGATCTGTCCGCGCAGGAGCCGAACATGGTCGGCCATGGCTCCGCCGAGGTCTTCCCGCGCCGCGATCCACAGGTCCGTTTCCTCGATGACGAGCTGGAAGGAGACGAGGTCGTCACGCCGGGAGGCGCGGTAGGTGCGGAAGGGGGACAGGTGGGCAGGGCGGGTCATGCCGGGGGATTCGCTACACATGCGGCCATCAGCGTTTCGGTCTGCTCCTTGGACATGGGTCTGCCCAGATGATAGCCTTGTGCCAGGTCGCAGCCGAGTTCCTGCAGGGATTCAAGCTGCTGCTGCGTTTCCACGCCCTCGGCCACGATGCGCAGATCCAGGATTTTTCCCAGCCCGATGATGGCCTTGATGATCTCAAGGTTGTTGGGGTTTTCGAGCATGGTCTGAACAAAGGAGCGGTCGATCTTCAGGATGTCGATGGGCAGGCGTTGCAGGTAGGACAGGGACGAATATCCCGTGCCGAAATCGTCCATGGCGATCTGAAAGCCCATCTTCTGCAATCGCTCCAGTCTGGAGGTGGCCTGCTCGGGATTGTCCATGACCGCCGTTTCGGTGATTTCGAGCTTGATGTGCCGCGCCTTGAGGCCGGTTTCGTGCAACAATTCCGTCAGGACGGGGATGAGTGACGCCTGCAACAGGTCCTTGGGCGAAAGATTCAGGGACATGCTGATGTCAAGGCCGGGAAATTGAGCTTGCCATCCGGCCAGGACCAGGCAGCCGCGGCGCATGACCCATTTGCCGATTTCGGTGATCAGTCCGGTTTCCTCGGCCACGGGGATGAATTCTCCCGGGGCGAGATGACCGCGCAGCGGGTGGTTCCAGCGGATGAGCGCCTCGAAACCACGGAGCGTTTGCCCGCGCAAGGCGTAGATGGGCTGAAAGAAGAGTTCGAATTCATCTTCGACCAGGGCCTGGCGCAAGTCGTTTTCGAGTTGCACGGTCTGCACGACCTGTTCGTACATGCTCTTGCTGAAGACCTTGAACTGGTTTTTGCCCAGCTCCTTGGAGCGGTACATGCTGATGTCGGCATCCCGCAGCAGGTCGTTGGGAGAGGTGTAGCGCACGGTCTGCAGCACCACTCCGACGGAGGCGCTGACCAGCACGTCCCGATCCTGGATCTTGAGAGGCTGGCGGATGGTCTCCAGAAGCCGGCGGGTGATGCCGATGGCTTCCTGGTTGCTCTGAAAGTCTTCGAGCAACACGGCGAATTCGTCTCCTCCCATGCGGGCCACCGTGTCCATGGTGCGTAGGTACTGGGTCAGGCGGGCGGCCACTTCCTGCAGCAGATGATCTCCGGCCTGATGGCCGAGGGTGTCGTTGACCCGCTTGAAGCTGTCCAGGTCGATCATGAGCACGGCAAAACGATACTCGGAGTTGCGCTGCTGCCTGGTCTTGGCCCGGTTCAGCCTGTCCATGAAGAGCACCCTGTTGGGCAGCCCCGTCAGATTGTCGCGCAGGGCCTGCCTGGTCAGCTGCGCTTCGTAATTCTTGCGTTCGGAGATGTCGCTGAAAATGAAGAACGCCCCGGAGATCGTGCCGTCCAGCACGTAGGGATAGCCGAGCATGGAGACGGGAATGATCCGTCCGTCCTTGGTTTTGCGTTGCGTCTCCGTGCTCACCGAGGTTCCACTCAGCACCGTGGAGATGAAGGCAAAGCTTTCGTCGAGGCTGTCCGGGTTCAGGAGCATTTCGAAGAGGGCGTGGAGATCGCTTCTGGTGTATCCGAAGAGGCTGGTGAAGCTCGGGTTGATGTCCATGGGCGCCCCGTCCTTGCCCAGCAGCAGGATGCCTTGCGGGGAATTGTCGAAGAGCTGCTGAAAGAGGCCCTTCTGGATGGCCAGCCTGCGCTCGGCCTTCTTGCGCTTGGACACGTCGCGCATTGAGCCTTCGAGGTGACTGATGGACCCGTCGGAGCGCTTGACGGTGCGCATGTTGATCGAGATCCAGGTTTTTTTTCCGCCCTTCATGAACGCGTCGAGTTCAAAATTCTGGGCGGTGCCGAGCTGCAGGGCCCGGCTCAGCAGTTGGACCCGGTCGGCGGAGGAGATGACGCGTTGCAGGAAGCCCTGGGCGTCGGCCATCAGACTGCCTATGTCGTCGTAGCCGAAAATGCTGGCCATGGCCGGGTTGGCGCTCAGGAGGTCGTGATCAAGGGAGATCTGGAAGATGCCCTCGGTCGCGTTTTCGAAAATGGCGCGGTGCTTTTTTTCGCTTTGACGCAGCGCTTTTTCCGTGGCGTTGCGTGAGATGGCCAGAGCCAGATGGTCAGCCACCGAAGCGAGTACGTGCGTGTCCTTGTCGCGGACGAAATGGTTATTCTCGGGAAGCGCGAAGACCACGGAACCCAGCAGCCGATCCCCGTAGCGCAGGGGCGAGGTGTCCGTGATTTGCGGGGATGGTGATTTCATGGCGTTGGCGGAGAGCATGGAAAGATGCTTCATGGTCTCGTGTCTGGCCAGATCCTGTCGAATGAAGAACGGGAACGTGAGCTTCGCGCCTTCCGCGCCAAGGATGGAGGCGAACATGATCTGGACCTCAAGGTGCTCGGCCAGGATGTCGAAGACCTTGGCTAGAAGCTCCTTGTCCGCCAGGGGCGTGCTGGCGGCGGTGGAAACCAGGTACAGAACCTGGGTGCCGATCTCGACACGTTTCTTGTCGGTGATGTCCCGGATGGTCTGGATGGCTCCGGCGATGTTGCCGTCCTTGTCGTACAGCGCCGAGGCCTTGGCCCAGACGTAGGCCCCGCGCCCGCCGTGAAGAAGCGGGACGAAGATTTCCGTGGCCAGCCCTTCGAGGTTGCTCTGGGTGGGCTGGTACATGGGGTAGTCCCGGCTTGGATCCTTGCCGATGAAGTCCAGGAGGATGGGCCGTGGATGCCCGTAAAAGGGAGTGCCGTACTCATAGCCCGATTTGCCCAGGATCTCTTCCTTGGGCACCCCGGTCATGCCTTCCATGGCCCGGTTCCAGGCAATGACCCGGTGTTCGTTGTCGACCACCAGGGTGGCGTCGGGCAGAAATTCGATGATGTGGTCCAGGCGCTGCTGCATTCCAAGGAGCGCTTCCTCGGCCAGGGCTCGGTCGGAAATGTCCCGGATCAGGACCAGGATCAGGTCGTCCTCGAGATTGGCGAAGCGGGCCTCGTAGTGACGGGTTCGGCCTGGGGAATGAATCGAGTACTCAGCCTGGAAGAACGAGGTCTCGGCCAGCATGCGCATGGCCAGGGAGAACGCCTGCGGGTCGGCGATGTCCGGAATTTCGTGTAGATTTCTCTTCAGGAGGCTGAGCGGCTCGACCCCGAAGAGGGCTTGCAGGCCGCCGCGGCAATCCTTGATCAGGCCGTCGCGGGTGATCCACAGGAATACGTCCGGCAGGGCCATGAACACGGCGCGCATGACTTCGTTGCGGTGCACCAGTTCGGCGGAGCTGATTTCCAGGGCCCTTTCCAGAACTTCCTTTTCTTCGTCGAATTGACGGTAGGCGTCCTCTATGAGGGCCATGAAGGGTTCAAGATCTGTAGGCAATTCTGAGGGATTGATCCGGGCCCGTTTGAGTTGGCGTTGTAAAAGGCGGTGCATGCTCATTCCTGCTCCCGCAGCACGGTAACCGTCATGGTCTGATTGTGCAGGCAGCAGGTCGTTCCAGCTTCGTCACTTCCTATTTCGCCATAGGAGTAAAAGCCTGTCAGGGTCGTGCGGGGGCCAAGAACTCGGGCCACGGCGTCAATCTCCTCTTCCACGAATTGTTTGAGCAGCATCTTGCGCCCTACGCAGCTGACCAGCATGGCCAGTGCGTCCCCGTCACCCCTCCGGGCAAGCTCGGCGGCTTTCCGCGCGCCGTCCAGGAGGTTGTCCATGTTGCCGCGCATGAGGCGGACCGTTGCGCCAAGCGGCATCTCTGCGCCAAAAAAGAGGGCGCCACGCTCCCGGTCCAGGCCGAGGATGGTGCGCACCACCCAGTTCGAGCCGCCGGCTTCGCATAGATACAGGGGAAAGAGATGTCCGCTGGCGGGAAGGTTTTTCGCGTGTTTGCCCAGATAGCGTTCGTAGAGTTTCAGGGCCGATTCTCCATCGAGTTCCAGCAGGACATTGCCGTGGGACTCGGTGATCAGCCTCTCAGGGCCAAACGGCAGCCAGCCGCCGCGCGAACCCTCGCCGATGTCGAGCCGTTCGCCGTAGAAGCCCACGCAGGCGACACCGCCGGAGAAAATCACCGATCCGTGCATGATGGCGGTGCGCTCGAAACGTTCGCCGTCGGCGGCCAGGCCGCCGGTGATTCCGACGCCCGGCGGAAGGAACTCCGCAAGTCCGGAAGCCAGGGCGCAGCCGTTGATGACCAGCCCGTCCGAAAGCACGAACACATGGGTCAGCCCGGCGTGGGACAGGCTTGCGGCCAGATGGCGGCACATGTCACGGATGTCCGCGTGGTCCTTCAGGCGGGTGGCCGTGGATTCAAGCCTGGTCTCCTGGAAAGAGACCAGGGTCGCGACCATGGCGTTTTCAAGGAATGTCCGTCCCGAGACGACTCCTCCGGAGGAGCAGCCCATGAGGATCGCCCGTGGGCAATGGGTTTTGAGGGCCTCCACGGCGGCGGCGACGGCGGTCTCGTCCGTGTCGGACCAGAACACCAGCGCAAGGTCGGCGTCCAGGCCGTGGGCCTTTGCGGAAGAGGCTTCCCACTCTCCTTTGGAGTTTACGCTCATCTGGCTTACAATCATGATTTCTTCTTTGTGATGCGGATCCTAGTCCTGCCACCGCACGCGGATGTTCCGGATTCTATCGATGTTGGCAAAAAATGCCTCGACGACTTCGGGGTCGAAATGACTGCCCGAGCTTTCGCGGATGATGGCCAGGCATTTTTCCTCGGGGAAGGCTTCCTTGTATGGCCTTTCGCTGGCCAGGGCGTCGTAGGTGTCGACCACCGCGACGATGCGCGCCGCCAGGGGGATGTCTTCACCGGACAAGCCGAAGGGATAGCCGCTGCCGTCCCAGCGCTCGTGATGGAGCAGGGCCAGCGTGCGGGCCAGGTCGAGCAATTCGTTGCCGTCCAGATCCTTTCTGTCCCACTGCTCACAGCTCGAATGCGCCTCTTCCTTGCTGGTCAGGGGGCCCAGGATCTCGCAGCCGAACATGCAATGCTGCTGCATGATCTTCCACTCGGCGGGGTCGAGTTTGCCGGGTTTTAAAAGCACTTCGTCGGGGATGCCGATCTTGCCGATGTCGTGCAGCGGGGCGCAGTCGCGCAGGTTGGCGCAGCTTGACTCGTCCAGCCCCAGGGCCTCGGCCAGGACCGCCGCGATTTCTCCGACCCGGATGACATGATGGCCGGTCTCGTTGTCTTTGTATTCGGCGGCGCGGCTCAGCCGGTGCATGATCTGGCGCCGGGTGCGCTCCAGTTCGGCGGTGCGCTGACGCACGAGCTGTTCGAGGTTGGTCTGGTATTCCCTGTTTTCCCGGATCAGCCTGGCTTTTTCGATGACCTTGCCAAGGGTATGGTCGAGGATGCTGAAATTGTGCAGGGGCTTGGTCAAAAAGTCCCACGCGCCAAGCCTTACGGCCTGCAGCGCGTCGTCGACCACGCCCACGCCCGAGAGGACGATGACGGGCAGTTCCGGCGCCTCGATTTGAGCCTGCCGGAGGAAACCGTAACCATCGAGGACCGGCATGTTCAGATCGACGATGACGGCCGCCAGCTCGGGCAGGACCTTGCGCATGGCGTCGAGACCCTCGCGTCCGTTGGCCGCGTCGAGGGTCTCGTATCCAAGGTCTTCAAGGTAGGCGCACAGGGAGCGGCGCAGTCCGTCTTCGTCGTCTATAACCAGGATGTTCATGGGTTTTCCCGCCTTGCCGGCCTGCTCATGATGTCTGACATGCCCGCCTTGATATGTTGAAATCCTGCCGTCCGTCTAGGCATGCGACTCGTTTTTCACCGATTCGGCCGGTCCGGGCAATTCTATGCTGAACATGGTCCCTCCTTCGGGAGGGGCGGTGACGTACATGGCTCCGCCGTGGCCCTTGGTGATGATGAAGTAGGACACGGACAGCCCGAGGCCGGTCCCCGCTCCGGCGATCTTGGTGGTGAAGAACGGCTCGAAGATGCGTTTGCGGTTCTCAGGGGAGATGCCGGGCCCGTTGTCGGTGATGTCGATGCGCAGGCCCGTCCCCAGCGCTCTGGCCCGGATGCTGATGCAGGGATCGGAAACGGGCGGTTTGGCTTCGGCCATGGCCTGGGCCGCGTTGCGCAGCAGGTTCAGGAGGACCTGTTCGATTTCCGTTTCCGTGCAATGCAGGCAGGGCAGTTCTTCGGGCAGGTCCTTCACGATTTTTATGGATTTGAAATCGTAGTTTTTTTTGAGGTCATAGTCGCTGGAGGCGAGTCGCAGGGAATTGTCAAGGATGGTCCTTATGTCGCAGACCGAGCGTCTTGACTCGCTGCGTCTGCTGAAGTCGAGCATGTGACGAATGATCTCCGCCGCCCGGACCGCCGCGCCCTGGATGTCGCGGATGAAGACGTCGATCTTGCGCTCCTTCAGGTAGCGGTCCACGTGGTCAAGGTTGGCGCCGATCTTCGCCGCCGCCTCGATGTTCTTGGGGAAGTCGGCCCTGGTGCGCAAAGTGATGGTCTGGGCCGCCTGGAGCACGATGCCGAGCGGGTTGTTGATTTCGTGGGCGATGCCGGCGGCTATGCCACCGAGCGAGAGCATTTTCTCGGACTGGATCATGCTCTCCTGCATGGCCCGCACGTGCGTGATGTCCCGGGTGATGGCCAGGATGCAGGGTGTGTCGTCGACGCTCATAAACCTGGCCGAAGTGGAGCATTGCATGATGTGCCCGTCACGGTGGCGCATGTCGAATTCGAAGTTTTCCACTTGGCCGTCACGGAGCAGGGCTTGCACGAAGTCGGTCCGTCTTTCGGGCGAAGAGAAGATTTTCAGTTCCAGGGTGCTTTTCCCCAGGGCTTCGTCCCGGGAATACCCGGTGGTGCGCGTGAAGGTTTCGTTGACCTCCAGCAGTATCCCGTCTTCCTTTCTGGCCAGGGTGATGATGTCCGGAGAGAGCTGGAACAGGCGGGAGAACATTTCCTTTGAACGCCGCAGGGCTTCCTGGGCTTCTTTGAGTTCCGTGATGTCCACGGTCATGGACAGGATGCAGTCCTCGCCGTCCAGGGTAATCAGCCCGCCCGAGTAGAGAAGATGCCCAGTGCTCCCGTTGGGCCTTTGCACCCGGGTTTCGAGGTTGTGGATGTTGCGGCTGCCCTTGAGGCTCATGAATATCTCTTCCTGGTGCTCAACCGGCAATGCGCCGATTTCCTTGGGAGAGAGGTTGAGCAACTCGGTTTTGCTGATGCCCATCTTGTTCAGGAAG includes these proteins:
- a CDS encoding HD-GYP domain-containing protein, with amino-acid sequence MNILVIDDEDGLRRSLCAYLEDLGYETLDAANGREGLDAMRKVLPELAAVIVDLNMPVLDGYGFLRQAQIEAPELPVIVLSGVGVVDDALQAVRLGAWDFLTKPLHNFSILDHTLGKVIEKARLIRENREYQTNLEQLVRQRTAELERTRRQIMHRLSRAAEYKDNETGHHVIRVGEIAAVLAEALGLDESSCANLRDCAPLHDIGKIGIPDEVLLKPGKLDPAEWKIMQQHCMFGCEILGPLTSKEEAHSSCEQWDRKDLDGNELLDLARTLALLHHERWDGSGYPFGLSGEDIPLAARIVAVVDTYDALASERPYKEAFPEEKCLAIIRESSGSHFDPEVVEAFFANIDRIRNIRVRWQD
- a CDS encoding UPF0280 family protein; translation: MCSESPGMTRPAHLSPFRTYRASRRDDLVSFQLVIEETDLWIAAREDLGGAMADHVRLLRGQIKAYAAVHPEFLTSLEPLETAPRAPEIIRRMCHAASLTGVGPMAAVAGTLTQMLAERFRERSPDLLIENGGDTYLCSTRDRHIGILNMPDQAVRLCVPVAAREFPCSFCASSAKIGHSLSFGKADLVVVRSKDAALADAAATALANALTGASAMDAVLAKAQGWESLGLDGVFTQCEGKIGVWGKMQLAVI
- a CDS encoding YnbE family lipoprotein, whose amino-acid sequence is MRIPLMALAAMLLLQSACSTRHEVQMAPVEVKPIHITIDVNVRVQKDLEDFFSDIDKADQNLNPSN
- a CDS encoding sensor domain-containing protein, with protein sequence MSMHRLLQRQLKRARINPSELPTDLEPFMALIEDAYRQFDEEKEVLERALEISSAELVHRNEVMRAVFMALPDVFLWITRDGLIKDCRGGLQALFGVEPLSLLKRNLHEIPDIADPQAFSLAMRMLAETSFFQAEYSIHSPGRTRHYEARFANLEDDLILVLIRDISDRALAEEALLGMQQRLDHIIEFLPDATLVVDNEHRVIAWNRAMEGMTGVPKEEILGKSGYEYGTPFYGHPRPILLDFIGKDPSRDYPMYQPTQSNLEGLATEIFVPLLHGGRGAYVWAKASALYDKDGNIAGAIQTIRDITDKKRVEIGTQVLYLVSTAASTPLADKELLAKVFDILAEHLEVQIMFASILGAEGAKLTFPFFIRQDLARHETMKHLSMLSANAMKSPSPQITDTSPLRYGDRLLGSVVFALPENNHFVRDKDTHVLASVADHLALAISRNATEKALRQSEKKHRAIFENATEGIFQISLDHDLLSANPAMASIFGYDDIGSLMADAQGFLQRVISSADRVQLLSRALQLGTAQNFELDAFMKGGKKTWISINMRTVKRSDGSISHLEGSMRDVSKRKKAERRLAIQKGLFQQLFDNSPQGILLLGKDGAPMDINPSFTSLFGYTRSDLHALFEMLLNPDSLDESFAFISTVLSGTSVSTETQRKTKDGRIIPVSMLGYPYVLDGTISGAFFIFSDISERKNYEAQLTRQALRDNLTGLPNRVLFMDRLNRAKTRQQRNSEYRFAVLMIDLDSFKRVNDTLGHQAGDHLLQEVAARLTQYLRTMDTVARMGGDEFAVLLEDFQSNQEAIGITRRLLETIRQPLKIQDRDVLVSASVGVVLQTVRYTSPNDLLRDADISMYRSKELGKNQFKVFSKSMYEQVVQTVQLENDLRQALVEDEFELFFQPIYALRGQTLRGFEALIRWNHPLRGHLAPGEFIPVAEETGLITEIGKWVMRRGCLVLAGWQAQFPGLDISMSLNLSPKDLLQASLIPVLTELLHETGLKARHIKLEITETAVMDNPEQATSRLERLQKMGFQIAMDDFGTGYSSLSYLQRLPIDILKIDRSFVQTMLENPNNLEIIKAIIGLGKILDLRIVAEGVETQQQLESLQELGCDLAQGYHLGRPMSKEQTETLMAACVANPPA
- a CDS encoding intermembrane phospholipid transport protein YdbH family protein — its product is MSTANGPAPDNATPHANDQPARPAPSRFLRGLLFFLTLSCLVLAVLWIALPRIAQELFVPALARTLHAPELSMDIRGAGFSGLDLGEISLSSDAGLAAEAVLIDWSLSGLLRGRIDRIRILGLSIRVQKNVDDWDIPGLPRLQKSSGAESGTMFLPWVDEMSVEGRISLEGPGLGHSFPFSVNGGLDEDAGIVLNAETALAGQSVNLALKGNLRQNDFRLTCVLPPASIAALAGMVPGLDALPLAGTVRAEAHASLPPNQKPVLEARLGLDSLRTMLGDTPLAQDGNATLDLAWQEEPRLSISALSLDAPLPLTLSVADIRANLEEMSFGCSWDLTAQALSGFAFSSPPHLAGSFELKASKQGWNMRATAALDALEARPTQTPELVLALDTTTLTLDAAKGSSGTRVDGSLALGRLRVTRETLGATLSGLNMTVNATAAPDVSGTIRLTGARLEAKQPGMALTTTRLDGQCAFALAEQLTLSGVINAAVRAGSGDTVALMNLRLPLAWPEPTTASGSVDLDLKWKGKGLAKISSRIAQDLHGASLDGNLSVLPVAVRAPLKGRIDAKNISGSWIEMKAAQTITMPGKLTSLLPALGDLSGSARLDATARLDMSSGAPMLPADLKLTGLSLAHTTSELTLSGGAVELAFSNLLNMRSDPDGRMNFERLQLGTIILEQGDIHFQVEALHSILVEGCRFEWAGGRIGSQAFRINPNVEDYTVELYCDRVEMAQALEQFGMTQAQGGGTANGRIPVHWADGNLTFDNGFLYSTPGEKGVLRVKGTEILTAGIPPGTPQYGQLDLAAEALKDFTYDWARIRINTQERELVVSLELDGKPEKPLPFSYNRDIGGFARVEASSPGSVFQGIRLDVNFRLPLDQLLQYRQLLELMKNGG
- a CDS encoding FIST signal transduction protein, with product MIVSQMSVNSKGEWEASSAKAHGLDADLALVFWSDTDETAVAAAVEALKTHCPRAILMGCSSGGVVSGRTFLENAMVATLVSFQETRLESTATRLKDHADIRDMCRHLAASLSHAGLTHVFVLSDGLVINGCALASGLAEFLPPGVGITGGLAADGERFERTAIMHGSVIFSGGVACVGFYGERLDIGEGSRGGWLPFGPERLITESHGNVLLELDGESALKLYERYLGKHAKNLPASGHLFPLYLCEAGGSNWVVRTILGLDRERGALFFGAEMPLGATVRLMRGNMDNLLDGARKAAELARRGDGDALAMLVSCVGRKMLLKQFVEEEIDAVARVLGPRTTLTGFYSYGEIGSDEAGTTCCLHNQTMTVTVLREQE